GTCATAATTCACTACATAATGCTGCATTTCTGTATTGTAGTAGCCTTCGCTATATTCAATTACTTCGCCAACTTCATCGTAAGAATAACGCATGCGTTTTAATAGCGCTGTCCCCTCTTTTTCACCTAGCGCTTCTGCAACGAAACTAGGCGCGAGTCCAACAGCGAATTCATCTCTGAAGTTTTCTAAATGAATACCTCGGTCTTCAACTAAATCATAAAGCGATTGCAAGTCAAAATCCGATAAATCTGAACTTGCCATTTCTGCTGAGAAATAGTGCGTATAATGAATGTACGGTGCATCATTTAACGTATATAAACGTTCAATACGAAAACTCTCCTTACCGAATAATCGAAATGGCACTGTTCCTTCTTCATTCTGCACAATTTCTGCTTTTAGCAATTTCTTCTGTACTTTATATCCTTCTTCCACTAACACTTCAGTAAATTTCTTACCCTTTGACAGTTTTGTCGCAGAAGTATTGCGGATGACTTTCGTTCCTTTACCGCTTTTCTTTTCCAAATATCCTTCTTGAGCGAGTTCTTTAATCGCATTTCGCACTGTAATTTTACTCACTTTGAACTCTTCTTCTAACTGCGGTTCGGAAGGGATA
This DNA window, taken from Bacillus cereus ATCC 14579, encodes the following:
- a CDS encoding GntR family transcriptional regulator; amino-acid sequence: MGVTVNVTRKKGPLYLQIKNIIRDRILHGVYAIHTNIPSEPQLEEEFKVSKITVRNAIKELAQEGYLEKKSGKGTKVIRNTSATKLSKGKKFTEVLVEEGYKVQKKLLKAEIVQNEEGTVPFRLFGKESFRIERLYTLNDAPYIHYTHYFSAEMASSDLSDFDLQSLYDLVEDRGIHLENFRDEFAVGLAPSFVAEALGEKEGTALLKRMRYSYDEVGEVIEYSEGYYNTEMQHYVVNYDV